One Halobaculum sp. CBA1158 DNA segment encodes these proteins:
- the cobS gene encoding adenosylcobinamide-GDP ribazoletransferase gives MAVRPLAAVAGAVGFLSRIPVGHDEPGWEAFRRSPAAMPVAGYALGCLLAAAVAVPALVPVAVPTPTAALALVVWTYVVTGITHLDGVADLGDAAVVHGDADRRHEVLKDSAVGVGGALALALVVVGLATAGLALADLARVDLLATVGVVLAGEVAAKAAMATLVCLGDAPHEGLGSALTEESGPTALAGVALATAPATLVGWPRVAPGVAVLAAAVVVAAAVLWWARARLGGVSGDVLGAANELARVAGLHAGVIAWTLS, from the coding sequence GTGGCCGTGAGGCCGCTCGCGGCCGTCGCCGGCGCGGTCGGTTTCCTCTCGCGGATCCCGGTCGGACACGACGAGCCGGGGTGGGAGGCGTTCCGCCGGAGCCCGGCGGCAATGCCGGTCGCCGGCTACGCGCTCGGCTGCCTCCTCGCGGCGGCGGTCGCGGTGCCGGCGCTGGTCCCGGTCGCTGTGCCGACGCCGACAGCGGCGCTGGCGCTTGTCGTCTGGACGTACGTCGTCACCGGGATCACCCACCTCGACGGCGTGGCCGACCTGGGCGACGCGGCGGTCGTCCACGGCGACGCCGACCGCCGTCACGAGGTGCTGAAAGACAGCGCCGTCGGCGTCGGCGGCGCGCTGGCGCTGGCGCTTGTCGTCGTCGGACTGGCGACCGCCGGCCTCGCGCTCGCGGACCTGGCCCGCGTCGACCTCCTCGCGACCGTCGGCGTCGTCCTCGCCGGGGAGGTGGCCGCGAAGGCCGCGATGGCGACGCTCGTGTGCCTCGGCGACGCGCCCCACGAGGGGCTCGGATCGGCGCTGACGGAGGAGTCCGGTCCGACCGCGCTCGCCGGCGTCGCGCTCGCGACCGCGCCCGCGACGCTGGTCGGGTGGCCCCGGGTCGCCCCCGGCGTCGCCGTTCTCGCTGCCGCCGTCGTCGTCGCGGCCGCGGTCCTGTGGTGGGCGCGCGCTCGCCTCGGCGGCGTCAGCGGCGACGTGCTCGGCGCGGCGAACGAACTGGCCCGCGTCGCCGGGCTGCACGCGGGGGTGATCGCGTGGACGCTCTCGTGA
- a CDS encoding CobD/CbiB family cobalamin biosynthesis protein: protein MGLTALAAVGLAAALDAAVAEPPSRVHPIAAFGRVVDAVDREWTRPRAVGVAVALVLPLAFAAVAWGVVEGTASVVADAEIGAVPSAVATAVVAGVALFSLVSLRMLVSVATEVIEAAEGDADAARESAIALVGRDTSTLSAAEIRSAAVESAAENLADGLVAPLVAFAVGAQASPAVGVAAAAWVKGVNTLDSMLGYPGTPVGTASARLDDAVMWVPARVSAVLLAVAAGSPGSLLDAREWARVPASPNSGWPMATAAAALGVRLSKPGAYVLNPDADLPSLAAARAGVRAVAIAGALAFLLAGVAVAGPSAATPAAPPAVTGVAAWP from the coding sequence ATGGGGCTGACCGCGCTCGCGGCCGTCGGGCTGGCGGCGGCACTCGACGCCGCGGTCGCGGAACCGCCGAGTCGCGTGCACCCGATCGCCGCGTTCGGGCGCGTCGTGGACGCGGTCGACCGCGAGTGGACTCGCCCGCGGGCCGTCGGCGTCGCCGTCGCGCTCGTCCTCCCGCTGGCGTTCGCGGCGGTCGCGTGGGGCGTCGTCGAGGGCACGGCCTCCGTCGTCGCCGACGCGGAAATCGGAGCGGTCCCCTCGGCGGTCGCGACCGCCGTCGTCGCCGGGGTCGCGCTGTTCTCGCTGGTGAGCCTGCGGATGCTCGTCTCGGTCGCGACCGAGGTGATCGAGGCGGCCGAGGGCGACGCCGACGCCGCTCGGGAGTCTGCGATCGCGCTGGTGGGCCGGGACACGTCGACGCTGTCGGCCGCGGAGATCCGCAGCGCGGCCGTCGAAAGCGCCGCCGAGAACCTCGCGGACGGACTCGTCGCCCCGCTCGTGGCGTTCGCGGTCGGCGCGCAGGCGTCGCCCGCGGTCGGGGTCGCCGCCGCCGCGTGGGTGAAGGGCGTGAACACGCTCGACTCGATGCTCGGGTATCCGGGGACGCCGGTCGGCACCGCCAGCGCCCGCCTCGACGACGCGGTTATGTGGGTTCCCGCCCGCGTCTCGGCCGTGTTGCTCGCCGTCGCCGCCGGCTCGCCCGGATCGCTCCTCGACGCCCGCGAGTGGGCCCGCGTGCCCGCCTCGCCGAACTCCGGGTGGCCGATGGCGACCGCGGCGGCCGCCCTCGGCGTGCGGCTCTCGAAGCCGGGCGCGTACGTGCTGAATCCGGACGCCGACCTCCCCTCGCTCGCGGCGGCGCGGGCGGGGGTGCGGGCGGTGGCGATCGCGGGGGCGCTGGCGTTCCTGCTGGCCGGCGTCGCGGTCGCGGGACCGTCGGCCGCGACGCCGGCCGCACCGCCGGCAGTCACGGGGGTGGCGGCGTGGCCGTGA
- a CDS encoding HAD family hydrolase — protein MAHGDARAGDVRAGESTDGDGPVAAVSLDLFGTLVDADRPSDPAGAIATALRDQGVSVSEDWETAYATPHLDHAPGVERPLHHHVAAALAGDDPDREPRAFVDDAAAAVRAAFDRPVETRPGATEAVAALAAERPVGVLSNCSVPGLVEQSLERSGLDPDALDAVVASVACGWRKPDPRAFEAVADGLGVSVGRLCHVGDDPATDGGIRDAGGRFVRADADGVSLAELPAVVGRRWG, from the coding sequence GTGGCACACGGCGACGCACGCGCCGGCGACGTGCGCGCCGGCGAGTCGACCGACGGCGACGGACCGGTCGCGGCGGTCTCGCTCGACCTGTTCGGGACGCTCGTCGACGCCGACAGGCCGAGCGATCCCGCGGGTGCGATCGCGACCGCCCTCCGCGACCAGGGGGTGTCGGTGTCGGAGGACTGGGAGACGGCGTACGCGACGCCCCACCTCGATCACGCGCCGGGCGTCGAGCGACCGCTCCACCACCACGTCGCGGCCGCGCTGGCCGGGGACGACCCCGACCGGGAGCCGCGGGCGTTCGTCGACGACGCCGCGGCGGCCGTCCGCGCGGCGTTCGATCGGCCCGTCGAGACGCGGCCGGGGGCGACCGAGGCGGTCGCGGCCCTCGCCGCGGAGCGCCCCGTCGGCGTGCTCTCGAACTGCAGCGTTCCCGGGCTGGTCGAGCAGTCGCTGGAGCGTTCAGGGCTCGACCCGGACGCGCTCGACGCCGTCGTCGCGAGCGTCGCCTGCGGGTGGCGCAAGCCGGACCCGCGGGCGTTCGAGGCGGTCGCCGACGGCCTCGGCGTCTCGGTCGGTCGGCTGTGCCACGTCGGCGACGACCCGGCGACCGACGGCGGGATCCGAGACGCGGGCGGTCGGTTCGTCCGGGCCGACGCGGACGGCGTGTCGCTGGCGGAACTCCCCGCGGTCGTCGGACGGCGATGGGGCTGA
- a CDS encoding cobyrinic acid a,c-diamide synthase → MRGLVLGGTASGVGKTVATLATIRALEAAGHAVQPAKAGPDFIDPSHHEAVAGTPSRTLDVWLQGEDGVRRNYHRGKGDVAVVEGVMGLYDGDGSSTAMVAEALDLPVVLVVDAKAGMESVAATALGFREYAAHADREVEVAGVIAQRAHGGRHEAGIRDALPDGMAYLGRIPPDPDLEIPDRHLGLHMGEESPLPEEALESAAEHLDSEALTDLAREPPRPPERERGPEDGSGGGSRGGPGSGSSPTGTRVAVADDAAFAFRYPATLERLRERAAVVTFAPTRGDSLPDCDAVYLPGGYPELHAAALADSDAIAEIGERAADGLPVLGECGGLMALSETLTTADGDTHEMAGVLPADVQMHDRYQALDHVELRARDDALTAAGGDTLRGHEFHYSSADVAGDARFAFEVVRGDGIADGMDGLTEYRTLATYAHVHPESGAFDAFLEAI, encoded by the coding sequence ATGAGGGGGCTCGTCCTCGGCGGCACAGCCTCCGGCGTCGGCAAGACGGTGGCGACGCTGGCGACGATCCGGGCGCTCGAGGCCGCCGGCCACGCGGTCCAGCCGGCGAAGGCCGGCCCCGACTTCATCGACCCGAGCCACCACGAGGCGGTCGCCGGGACCCCCTCGCGGACGCTCGACGTGTGGCTGCAGGGCGAGGACGGCGTCCGGCGGAACTACCACCGCGGGAAGGGAGACGTGGCCGTCGTCGAGGGCGTGATGGGACTGTACGACGGCGACGGCTCCAGCACCGCGATGGTCGCCGAGGCGCTCGACCTCCCGGTCGTGCTCGTCGTCGACGCGAAAGCGGGGATGGAGAGCGTCGCCGCCACGGCGCTGGGCTTTCGCGAGTACGCCGCCCACGCGGACCGCGAGGTCGAGGTCGCGGGCGTCATCGCCCAGCGCGCCCACGGCGGCCGCCACGAGGCGGGGATCCGCGACGCGCTCCCCGACGGGATGGCCTACCTCGGGCGGATCCCGCCGGATCCTGATCTCGAGATCCCGGACCGCCACCTCGGCCTCCACATGGGCGAGGAGTCGCCGCTCCCCGAGGAGGCCCTGGAGTCGGCCGCCGAGCATCTCGACAGCGAGGCGCTGACCGACCTCGCGCGCGAGCCGCCGCGACCGCCCGAACGCGAGCGCGGCCCGGAAGACGGGTCGGGAGGCGGGTCGCGAGGAGGGCCGGGAAGCGGGTCGTCGCCGACCGGAACCCGCGTCGCCGTCGCCGACGACGCCGCCTTCGCGTTCCGCTACCCGGCGACGCTGGAGCGCCTGCGCGAGCGCGCCGCGGTCGTCACCTTCGCGCCCACCCGCGGGGACTCACTCCCCGACTGCGACGCCGTCTACCTCCCCGGCGGCTACCCCGAACTCCACGCGGCCGCCCTCGCCGACAGCGACGCGATCGCAGAGATCGGGGAGCGGGCCGCCGACGGCCTCCCCGTCCTCGGGGAGTGCGGGGGGCTGATGGCGCTGTCGGAGACGCTGACGACCGCCGACGGCGACACCCACGAGATGGCCGGCGTGCTCCCCGCGGACGTGCAGATGCACGACCGGTATCAGGCGCTGGATCACGTCGAACTCCGCGCCCGCGACGACGCGCTCACCGCCGCCGGCGGCGACACCCTCCGAGGCCACGAGTTCCATTACTCGTCGGCGGACGTGGCCGGCGACGCCCGGTTCGCCTTCGAGGTGGTCCGCGGCGACGGCATCGCCGACGGCATGGACGGGCTCACCGAGTACCGGACGCTCGCCACGTACGCGCACGTCCACCCCGAGAGCGGCGCGTTCGACGCGTTCCTGGAGGCGATCTGA